A genome region from Bufo gargarizans isolate SCDJY-AF-19 chromosome 2, ASM1485885v1, whole genome shotgun sequence includes the following:
- the LOC122926141 gene encoding achaete-scute homolog 2-like: METLEEQRRPERQPRTMHKSGTHSGSPQRLRCQRRSGSCTTKSIISSTSERRNERERNRVKLVNLGFAKLKQHVPQAQGPNKKMSKVETLRSAVEYISALQSLLLDRKSGMETQGGPSSDGLSPCGSTCSVDSGSMPLSPGSCSPYTSEECSQEDSSVSDADLFMTLHGW, from the coding sequence ATGGAAACCTTAGAAGAGCAGAGACGCCCAGAGAGGCAACCAAGGACTATGCACAAAAGTGGTACACATTCAGGATCTCCTCAAAGACTGAGGTGTCAACGACGCAGTGGTTCCTGCACCACCAAGAGCATCATCTCCTCTACTTCAGAAAGACGCAATGAGAGGGAGAGGAACAGGGTGAAGTTGGTCAATCTTGGCTTTGCTAAACTCAAACAGCATGTACCCCAAGCTCAGGGTCCAAATAAGAAGATGAGCAAAGTGGAGACCCTGCGGTCTGCTGTAGAGTATATAAGTGCTTTACAAAGCCTTCTTCTGGATAGAAAATCAGGGATGGAGACACAAGGAGGACCAAGCTCTGATGGACTATCCCCATGTGGAAGCACCTGCTCAGTGGACTCAGGGTCCATGCCTCTGTCACCAGGGTCTTGTTCCCCATATACGTCAGAAGAGTGTTCCCAGGAAGACAGCAGTGTGTCAGATGCAGACTTGTTCATGACATTGCATGGCTGGTGA